A stretch of the Pedobacter sp. MC2016-14 genome encodes the following:
- a CDS encoding lasso peptide biosynthesis B2 protein, whose translation MLLARAGTFFKLGWRLQLLLLFNFCLAIYSWLLFKFFNSRARFKSRPNRGQVKGLGREGLITAKEIRWSIAAINKTVFWNNVCRHQALQAVILCRYFNIPYQISIGIKKGANFELEAHVWTIAAGKMITGDCEPAQYKVLQQFEG comes from the coding sequence ATGCTTCTGGCCAGGGCGGGTACTTTTTTTAAGCTGGGCTGGCGACTGCAATTGTTGCTGCTTTTTAATTTCTGTTTGGCTATTTACAGCTGGCTGCTCTTTAAGTTCTTTAATTCCAGGGCCAGGTTTAAAAGCAGGCCCAATCGAGGGCAAGTTAAAGGTCTCGGGAGAGAAGGGTTAATTACTGCTAAAGAGATCCGCTGGTCCATTGCAGCTATCAATAAGACAGTCTTCTGGAATAATGTATGCCGGCATCAGGCATTGCAAGCGGTTATTTTATGCCGCTATTTTAATATCCCTTATCAAATTAGCATTGGTATAAAAAAAGGTGCTAATTTTGAACTTGAAGCACATGTCTGGACCATCGCTGCTGGTAAAATGATCACAGGCGATTGTGAGCCAGCGCAATACAAAGTACTGCAACAATTTGAAGGCTAA
- a CDS encoding glycosyltransferase, which yields MRRALFLFPNLLGHLHPTTRLSRQLVAAGWDVIYCGRQEMVAFTVKSGFKLYPIESFPVLVNRFAEGDYSPFKAWYLKLLDKWDHKKLKRRREELQQVIQKHKPELIFLDNFYYSDFPIIYGIDPKIRCVFLNVRFPSAPNEAGIPPSNVFSFPGFQSKLQWRKRKVHKYLKSLWKTLCYFGKSDHHMLSSMVKKFAVPTQFSIESKRQYSPAFREVEEWFLFPQQLDFPSQQLAPWQKYVPLGIDPERFELLPAALQTFVKKQTEIQDAKLIYCSLGSISKKQSTLSAGIDLKGFYQKIIDIAHMQPNWYFAVAIDAEISKALHNIPPNVFVAPFLPQLYLLKHAALMINHGGGSVNEAAYFGVPMLVFPINSKWDFNGNAARVVYHHLGLKASFQDSVQQISLAISSMLYDPQFKEAALHKANDLHFAINNFNINTHLSN from the coding sequence TTGAGGCGGGCGCTTTTTCTTTTTCCTAACCTGCTGGGGCACCTCCATCCAACTACAAGACTTTCCAGGCAGTTGGTCGCAGCTGGGTGGGATGTAATTTATTGCGGGCGGCAGGAAATGGTCGCCTTTACCGTTAAATCTGGTTTTAAGCTTTATCCTATCGAGTCATTTCCTGTTCTGGTAAACCGCTTTGCTGAGGGGGATTATTCTCCTTTTAAGGCCTGGTACTTAAAACTGCTGGATAAATGGGATCATAAAAAATTGAAGAGGCGAAGGGAGGAACTTCAACAGGTAATCCAAAAACATAAACCTGAACTCATCTTTCTGGATAACTTTTACTATTCCGATTTTCCAATCATTTATGGAATAGACCCAAAAATCAGGTGTGTCTTTTTAAATGTCAGGTTTCCCTCTGCGCCTAATGAAGCTGGAATTCCGCCAAGTAATGTATTCTCCTTTCCAGGCTTTCAATCAAAATTACAGTGGAGGAAGCGTAAAGTCCATAAATATCTTAAATCGCTCTGGAAAACGCTGTGTTATTTTGGAAAGAGCGATCACCACATGCTGTCCTCAATGGTAAAGAAGTTTGCAGTCCCCACTCAGTTTTCAATTGAATCGAAAAGGCAATATTCTCCTGCTTTCCGGGAAGTTGAAGAATGGTTTTTATTTCCTCAGCAGCTTGACTTTCCCTCGCAACAACTTGCGCCCTGGCAAAAATATGTTCCGCTTGGCATAGATCCAGAACGGTTTGAACTACTGCCAGCTGCATTACAAACTTTTGTTAAAAAGCAAACAGAAATCCAGGATGCAAAGCTAATCTATTGTAGCCTCGGTAGCATCAGCAAAAAACAAAGTACTTTATCAGCTGGGATCGATTTAAAAGGATTTTATCAAAAAATAATTGATATTGCCCACATGCAGCCAAACTGGTATTTTGCTGTCGCAATAGATGCTGAAATTAGTAAAGCGCTGCACAACATTCCGCCCAACGTATTTGTTGCGCCCTTTCTACCTCAATTGTATCTGCTTAAACACGCAGCTCTAATGATCAATCATGGTGGCGGCTCGGTTAATGAAGCCGCTTATTTTGGGGTTCCTATGCTCGTGTTCCCAATTAACAGCAAATGGGATTTCAACGGAAATGCTGCCCGGGTGGTTTATCACCATCTTGGTTTAAAAGCATCCTTCCAAGATTCAGTGCAGCAGATCAGTCTAGCGATAAGTAGTATGCTGTACGATCCACAATTCAAAGAAGCCGCCCTTCACAAGGCAAATGATTTGCATTTTGCGATCAATAATTTTAATATTAACACACATTTAAGCAATTAA
- a CDS encoding lasso peptide biosynthesis B2 protein — protein sequence MNSNFFKHFQSKFLSAPLRDKLTVVYIFFGSALLRFMIYFLPFRFYRNLLGKQQQEVRQELSANQIEQAKHLKMLIETVCNHTPWESKCLVQAILCKRLLNKRSIKSVLYLGIANNPNDSKLDAHAWVVVGELILTGAAGHKRFKPVNFYG from the coding sequence ATGAATTCCAACTTCTTTAAACATTTCCAGTCTAAATTTTTATCTGCGCCATTGAGGGATAAGTTAACCGTGGTATACATTTTCTTCGGATCTGCTCTGTTAAGATTTATGATTTACTTTCTGCCATTCAGGTTTTACAGAAACTTATTGGGCAAACAGCAGCAAGAAGTAAGACAAGAACTTAGCGCTAATCAAATCGAACAAGCCAAACACCTCAAAATGCTGATTGAAACCGTCTGTAACCATACCCCATGGGAAAGCAAATGCCTGGTACAGGCTATCCTTTGCAAGAGACTGCTAAATAAAAGGAGTATAAAATCCGTATTATATTTAGGCATAGCAAACAATCCAAATGATAGCAAGCTTGATGCCCATGCCTGGGTAGTGGTAGGAGAACTAATTTTAACGGGCGCAGCGGGTCATAAAAGATTTAAACCGGTAAATTTCTACGGCTAA
- a CDS encoding TylF/MycF/NovP-related O-methyltransferase, producing the protein MDSQKMAPSTGNELRVSYIQLLRDCVSYWLWLPSDKKMKRFMGEDCPKDGLGETMIGIRRLDNIHYCLKQILEQDIPGDVIETGVWRGGAVIFMKGILHAYGDQQRKVWVADSFQGVPAPDEVNYAADAGVNLHEMKILSIPKSVVVDNFKKYNLLDHKVKFLEGWFKDTLHTEEIKQLSLLRLDGDLYESSYQALEALYPKLSVGGYCIVDDYLSFECCKQAVDDYRAKMNITDPIVQIDNIAVFWRKES; encoded by the coding sequence ATGGATTCACAAAAAATGGCACCAAGTACAGGGAATGAATTGCGTGTCAGCTATATTCAATTGTTACGTGACTGCGTTAGCTACTGGCTATGGCTTCCGTCTGATAAAAAAATGAAGCGGTTTATGGGAGAGGACTGTCCTAAAGATGGCCTTGGTGAAACCATGATCGGGATCAGGCGCCTGGATAACATCCATTATTGCTTAAAACAGATTTTAGAGCAGGATATTCCTGGAGATGTAATTGAAACGGGTGTATGGAGGGGAGGTGCGGTCATCTTTATGAAAGGCATCCTGCATGCCTATGGTGATCAGCAGCGGAAAGTCTGGGTGGCGGATTCTTTTCAGGGTGTACCGGCTCCTGACGAAGTGAATTATGCGGCAGATGCAGGTGTTAACCTACATGAAATGAAAATATTGAGTATCCCTAAATCAGTGGTAGTAGACAACTTTAAAAAATACAATCTACTGGATCATAAAGTAAAGTTTTTGGAAGGATGGTTTAAAGATACCCTACATACCGAAGAAATCAAACAGCTTTCATTACTGCGTTTAGATGGAGACTTGTACGAATCAAGTTATCAGGCACTGGAAGCGCTTTATCCTAAATTGTCTGTAGGGGGATATTGCATTGTAGACGACTATCTTTCTTTTGAATGCTGTAAACAGGCCGTAGACGATTATCGTGCAAAAATGAACATTACAGATCCAATTGTTCAAATAGACAATATCGCTGTGTTTTGGAGAAAAGAAAGCTAA
- a CDS encoding asparagine synthetase B gives MGSIAGYTGFTFGFIDKMLESLQHWTPDRKDIYKDENVCMGSLELFNTSESYINAQPLKYGQTILVANCRIDNREELATQFNISHKDSIADIKYIALAYEKWGCECVKYLYGDFAFVLWDKETQKLFGARDHVGIKTLYYTKVEDEFIFSSEIKGILGHQQVKPILNDAYFVYAFSAVSLPVTETPYNNIHQLPSGSYFEWQNHKLNITKYWELGKKEIEIPDHPEQQFEHFEKLLYKSVSTRLRTSGKIGAELSGGLDSTGIAAIAMKILGEGAEFYTYCFGKSDQDITGKDDSHLAAKFCEQYHISKYFSAVNERNLTLKMLLNLKTSVYDDDENNGVPQSALAFLPDARDKNVRVVLSGHGGDQLVTSRSTHFYLGASRRRHYKILWKGLRDRFGILQGVLRFVYYLIRGIDGNRFLRQNININRKRLQLEGIDKGWIKKYDLWDIPSDRYALHSQSNRQQRYIECISYASLQHRAWHHDLTGLHFNIEYRFPLLDVRLLDYIMRLPENTVAPKNQERFLFTKAVKNIIPEEITAIKKSKTSSVPFTRYFNNLYREDVTTQTGKAIQEGSFSKYFTLKRLAEIKNKGNLSFLSLALLYNKINKMNSKY, from the coding sequence ATGGGTTCAATAGCAGGATATACAGGATTTACCTTTGGTTTTATTGATAAGATGTTGGAAAGTCTTCAGCATTGGACACCAGACAGAAAGGACATTTACAAAGATGAGAATGTTTGCATGGGAAGTTTGGAACTATTCAATACTTCAGAGTCATACATTAATGCTCAGCCCTTAAAATATGGTCAAACTATATTAGTTGCCAATTGCAGAATTGATAACCGTGAAGAACTTGCTACTCAATTTAATATTTCCCATAAAGACAGCATAGCTGACATCAAATATATTGCTCTGGCTTACGAAAAATGGGGCTGCGAATGTGTAAAATATCTGTATGGAGATTTTGCATTTGTCCTATGGGATAAAGAAACACAGAAATTATTCGGTGCGCGTGATCATGTTGGTATCAAAACATTGTACTATACCAAAGTTGAAGATGAGTTCATTTTTTCAAGTGAAATTAAAGGTATTCTGGGACATCAACAAGTAAAGCCAATCTTAAATGATGCGTATTTCGTTTATGCTTTTTCTGCGGTTAGTCTGCCTGTAACGGAAACTCCCTATAACAATATACACCAACTCCCTTCTGGAAGCTATTTTGAGTGGCAAAATCATAAGCTTAATATCACCAAGTATTGGGAACTTGGGAAAAAAGAAATTGAAATTCCTGATCACCCGGAGCAACAGTTTGAGCATTTTGAAAAATTATTATATAAATCAGTAAGCACGAGGTTAAGAACTTCGGGTAAAATAGGCGCAGAACTGAGCGGGGGATTAGATTCTACGGGCATTGCAGCCATTGCCATGAAAATCCTCGGCGAAGGTGCCGAGTTTTACACGTATTGTTTTGGAAAATCTGATCAAGATATAACGGGGAAAGATGACAGCCATTTGGCCGCTAAATTTTGTGAACAATACCATATAAGCAAGTATTTCTCGGCAGTTAATGAAAGGAACCTGACATTAAAAATGTTGCTAAATTTAAAAACTTCGGTTTATGACGATGATGAGAACAACGGGGTACCACAATCCGCTTTGGCATTTTTACCTGATGCCAGGGATAAGAATGTTCGCGTAGTCCTGTCAGGACATGGCGGTGACCAACTGGTAACCAGTCGCTCTACTCATTTCTATCTTGGCGCATCGAGGAGACGACACTATAAAATACTCTGGAAAGGACTAAGGGACAGATTCGGCATTCTACAGGGAGTGCTGCGTTTTGTTTACTACCTCATTAGAGGCATAGATGGTAATCGTTTCCTAAGACAGAATATAAATATAAACAGGAAACGCCTACAACTGGAAGGGATTGACAAGGGATGGATCAAAAAATATGATCTCTGGGATATACCATCGGACCGATATGCACTACATAGTCAGAGTAACAGACAACAAAGATACATTGAATGCATCAGTTATGCTAGTTTACAGCACCGTGCCTGGCATCATGATTTAACTGGACTTCATTTTAATATAGAATATCGCTTTCCTTTACTCGATGTGCGACTGCTGGATTATATCATGCGACTTCCTGAAAATACTGTTGCTCCAAAAAATCAGGAGCGTTTTCTATTCACCAAAGCAGTAAAAAACATTATACCAGAGGAAATCACCGCCATAAAAAAAAGTAAAACAAGTAGCGTCCCTTTTACAAGGTATTTCAATAACCTTTATAGGGAGGACGTGACGACTCAAACAGGCAAAGCAATTCAAGAAGGGAGTTTTTCAAAATATTTTACGTTAAAAAGATTAGCTGAAATAAAAAACAAAGGTAATTTATCTTTCTTATCTCTTGCCCTATTATACAATAAGATTAACAAAATGAATTCTAAATATTAA
- a CDS encoding sulfotransferase family 2 domain-containing protein, translated as MIISHKHKFIFFAIPKTGTHSIRFALRPFLDVGDEEHVHLFKQSKLSVPQFKDRADGHLSVEEIRPFISDQIWNSYFKFCFVRNPWDRFVSTVFYRHKKLIHSNESKLDFFNAILTKHWDNPGLFYKPQSSFIVDERGFSTLDFIGKTESIQSDFNEICNRINLPMLELDQRNSSPHEVYTSYYDEVIKNRVSDFYKRDIEMFDYTFDK; from the coding sequence ATGATTATATCACATAAACACAAGTTTATTTTTTTTGCCATACCAAAAACCGGAACACACTCTATCCGTTTTGCATTAAGACCTTTTTTAGATGTAGGAGATGAGGAGCATGTGCATCTATTCAAGCAATCAAAATTATCTGTACCTCAATTTAAAGATCGTGCTGATGGGCATCTCTCTGTTGAGGAAATCAGACCGTTTATTTCAGATCAAATATGGAACAGCTATTTTAAATTTTGTTTTGTCAGAAACCCATGGGACAGGTTTGTTTCGACTGTATTTTACAGGCACAAGAAGTTAATCCACAGTAATGAATCAAAGCTTGATTTTTTTAACGCCATATTAACCAAACACTGGGATAATCCAGGTCTATTCTATAAACCTCAATCTTCTTTTATTGTCGATGAAAGAGGATTTTCTACTCTCGATTTTATTGGAAAGACAGAATCAATTCAGTCAGATTTTAACGAAATCTGTAACCGAATAAATTTACCGATGTTGGAACTTGACCAAAGAAATTCCAGCCCTCATGAAGTTTATACAAGCTATTATGACGAAGTGATAAAAAATCGTGTGAGCGATTTTTACAAAAGGGATATTGAAATGTTTGATTATACCTTTGATAAATAA
- a CDS encoding aspartyl/asparaginyl beta-hydroxylase domain-containing protein, with protein MHIEKNPHKTDTVRELGSIDPFPVIRLLPQLINEWDSESTYQLNGNKTMTLSEVQHINFRWSYKNRVPIEYLTLPLWEKYKDTLLPIMREVVKPLGYAKGYFTRVMLAKMLPGSSIPSHIDGKLNMWAAHKIHVPLITNDQAEFSVAGQTYYFEKGKSYEVNNAAKHWAKNNGDTARIHLIFEYLDAEINDLPCSDL; from the coding sequence ATGCATATCGAAAAGAATCCACATAAAACAGATACCGTACGAGAGTTAGGATCTATAGACCCATTTCCGGTAATACGCTTACTCCCACAACTTATTAACGAATGGGATAGCGAATCAACCTATCAGTTGAATGGAAATAAAACTATGACTTTAAGCGAAGTTCAACATATTAATTTTCGTTGGTCTTACAAGAACAGGGTACCAATAGAATACTTAACTCTTCCTTTATGGGAAAAGTATAAAGATACGCTTTTACCAATTATGAGGGAGGTTGTTAAACCACTTGGCTATGCTAAGGGTTATTTTACAAGGGTAATGCTGGCAAAAATGCTTCCGGGATCTTCCATCCCCAGCCACATTGATGGCAAATTAAATATGTGGGCAGCACATAAGATTCATGTTCCACTAATCACAAATGATCAGGCCGAATTCTCTGTAGCTGGTCAAACTTACTATTTCGAAAAAGGAAAATCTTACGAGGTAAATAATGCAGCAAAACATTGGGCGAAAAATAATGGCGATACTGCCCGTATTCATCTAATTTTTGAGTATTTGGATGCAGAAATCAATGATTTACCTTGTTCTGACCTTTAA
- a CDS encoding PqqD family peptide modification chaperone, with product MAIEKTSIIQRGEDYIFNIVDGELVMMNINTGLYLSINETGKAIWEILTKPASVNLIINEIGKIYNVSPEQCEADVISFIADLTNRKVIIEAKS from the coding sequence ATGGCAATAGAAAAAACAAGCATTATACAAAGAGGGGAAGATTATATTTTTAATATTGTTGACGGCGAACTAGTGATGATGAATATCAATACTGGATTATACCTCTCAATTAACGAAACAGGAAAGGCCATTTGGGAGATTTTAACTAAACCAGCATCTGTAAACCTTATTATTAATGAAATTGGGAAAATATATAATGTTAGCCCAGAGCAATGTGAAGCAGATGTGATTTCCTTTATCGCAGATCTGACGAATAGAAAAGTAATAATTGAAGCTAAATCTTAA
- a CDS encoding sensor histidine kinase KdpD, whose translation MSPQESLKLLADRSEQLYLVLDVKQNAFIYLNPAFKSLVSFKDDTSPAALLSLAYTEDLDYLATKYKACIEGEELRDFECRIHLQEEVHWLRIQPKLLKNTLEECILGCLIEDITLQKAYVDNLNAHNQKKNSILNILSHDLKGPLSVIENMSAMIHRQKLDIGPKIDKYVQLIQKTSRSCVELINAFIDQEFLETAAINLIKTRVELVAKTTDVMEKYHESQNHMRVRFLLESSHDKIFAEIDEDKFYQVINNLISNSLKFIKEEGQITIRIEQKEDKVLFIVADTGIGIPKKHHANLFDKFTSARRNGLGGEQSIGLGMSIIKTIVEWHEGNITFESEENKGTTFYIELPLNSPAQIKGSVA comes from the coding sequence ATGAGTCCTCAGGAATCCCTTAAATTGTTAGCCGATCGATCAGAACAGTTATACTTAGTTCTGGATGTGAAACAGAATGCCTTCATTTACTTAAACCCGGCTTTTAAAAGCCTTGTAAGTTTTAAAGACGATACTTCCCCTGCCGCCCTGTTAAGCCTGGCTTATACAGAAGACCTGGATTACCTGGCTACTAAATATAAAGCTTGCATTGAAGGAGAAGAGCTTCGTGATTTTGAATGCAGGATTCATCTACAAGAGGAGGTACATTGGCTGAGAATCCAACCCAAATTACTGAAAAACACATTGGAAGAATGCATACTGGGATGTTTAATAGAAGACATCACCTTGCAAAAGGCCTATGTGGACAACCTGAATGCCCACAATCAAAAGAAAAACTCTATCCTGAATATCCTGTCTCACGATTTAAAAGGGCCTTTGAGCGTCATCGAAAACATGTCGGCAATGATACACAGGCAAAAGCTGGATATAGGGCCCAAAATTGATAAATACGTACAGCTGATTCAAAAGACCAGCAGAAGCTGTGTGGAGCTTATTAACGCTTTTATAGACCAGGAATTTCTGGAAACCGCGGCGATTAACTTGATTAAAACGCGGGTTGAATTGGTGGCAAAAACGACTGACGTGATGGAGAAATACCATGAAAGTCAGAACCACATGCGCGTACGTTTTCTTTTGGAAAGCAGCCACGATAAAATCTTTGCAGAAATTGACGAAGATAAGTTTTACCAGGTCATCAATAACCTGATCTCCAATTCGCTTAAATTTATCAAAGAGGAAGGGCAGATCACCATTAGAATTGAGCAAAAGGAAGACAAGGTCCTATTCATTGTAGCGGATACTGGAATCGGCATACCTAAAAAACACCATGCCAACTTATTTGATAAATTTACCAGTGCCCGAAGAAACGGCCTGGGGGGCGAACAATCTATAGGCCTGGGCATGTCAATTATCAAAACCATTGTGGAATGGCATGAAGGGAACATCACCTTTGAAAGCGAAGAAAATAAGGGCACAACTTTCTACATTGAACTTCCTTTAAATTCGCCTGCTCAAATCAAAGGCTCTGTTGCATAA
- a CDS encoding ABC transporter ATP-binding protein codes for MKNKRQFSLFRKDLFRAFSLAWKADSRIAVINMTLQVVQALLPVASLYFLKQMIEAVQHGEAFKVVLPVIVAFGAVQVVSALAAQYTAYISVIHQAKLTDHLSEQVLHQAAHVDYSYYENPDYHDTLHLAQQQSLYKASGLLSSFNAAILNTLSLIFLIAFFFSLNAMFALLFMLVSVPLAAIKWYSGFTLQRLESRFVGREREAGYLHSVLTGINYAKEVRLFGYAEAFIKKFKKIRSSIREEKAKVHGRLACYSLLAELLEVVVMVVIFGMLAKSTWEKAMTIGAFVIYIQGFQRLQSTSRNFLQALVQIFQQRIFLKDLFAFLDIKVSYPEAVTENGFAGPKQDLIVNQLSFKYPGSTKPVLKEISMAFKPGTITAIVGENGSGKSTLVKLLSRIYAVQQGSIQLDGTPLAEIDLDAFRKNASFVFQDFEKYFLTVNENIALGNGAEVVDPLKAARSAKLSGAHPFISKLSKGYDTRLGRSFDKSEQLSGGQWQKLVLSRIFYNDAKLIVLDEPSSALDPVAELELFQNIKELAVDKTIILISHRLYNLKVADYIYVMKNGVVAEEGAFAALIENGPVFKEMYDAQKL; via the coding sequence TTGAAAAACAAAAGACAATTTAGCCTTTTCAGAAAAGACCTCTTCCGCGCATTTTCTTTAGCCTGGAAGGCCGATTCCCGTATCGCGGTTATCAATATGACCTTGCAGGTAGTACAGGCATTACTCCCTGTGGCCTCGCTTTACTTTTTAAAGCAGATGATAGAGGCGGTACAACATGGCGAGGCTTTTAAGGTCGTTCTTCCTGTAATTGTAGCTTTTGGGGCTGTGCAAGTGGTTTCAGCGCTTGCCGCTCAATATACCGCCTACATATCTGTCATTCATCAGGCAAAGCTAACAGATCATTTATCAGAGCAGGTATTACATCAGGCGGCCCATGTAGATTACAGTTATTACGAGAATCCAGACTACCACGATACCTTGCATCTGGCGCAGCAACAATCCCTTTATAAAGCTTCCGGGCTTTTGTCGAGTTTTAATGCGGCAATTTTAAATACGCTGTCCCTAATTTTTTTAATCGCCTTCTTTTTTAGCCTCAATGCTATGTTCGCCTTATTGTTTATGTTGGTTTCAGTCCCGCTGGCAGCCATCAAATGGTATTCAGGATTTACCTTGCAGCGACTCGAAAGTAGATTTGTAGGCCGGGAAAGGGAAGCCGGATATTTACATAGTGTGCTCACCGGAATAAACTACGCCAAAGAAGTGCGTTTATTTGGTTATGCTGAAGCCTTCATCAAAAAGTTTAAAAAGATCCGGAGCAGCATCCGCGAAGAGAAAGCTAAAGTCCATGGACGTTTGGCTTGCTACAGTCTTCTTGCCGAGTTGCTTGAAGTAGTGGTGATGGTGGTCATTTTTGGGATGCTGGCCAAATCTACCTGGGAAAAAGCAATGACCATCGGCGCCTTTGTCATTTACATCCAGGGTTTTCAACGCCTGCAAAGTACCTCCAGGAATTTCCTTCAAGCCTTGGTGCAGATTTTTCAGCAACGCATCTTTTTGAAAGACCTCTTTGCTTTTTTAGACATTAAAGTTAGCTATCCTGAGGCTGTAACTGAAAACGGCTTTGCAGGACCTAAGCAAGACCTTATAGTCAATCAGCTTTCATTCAAATATCCGGGAAGCACAAAGCCCGTCCTGAAAGAAATTTCTATGGCTTTTAAGCCTGGCACCATCACTGCCATTGTAGGCGAAAACGGCTCTGGCAAATCTACGCTGGTCAAACTCCTTTCCAGAATTTATGCAGTTCAGCAGGGTAGTATCCAGCTGGATGGAACGCCATTGGCAGAAATTGACCTCGATGCCTTCCGCAAAAATGCAAGTTTCGTGTTTCAGGATTTCGAAAAGTATTTCTTAACCGTTAATGAAAACATTGCCCTTGGAAATGGGGCTGAAGTTGTTGACCCCTTAAAGGCAGCGCGTTCCGCAAAATTGTCCGGTGCCCATCCGTTCATCAGTAAACTGTCTAAAGGATATGATACCCGGTTGGGTAGAAGTTTCGACAAAAGTGAACAGCTCAGTGGCGGACAATGGCAAAAGCTGGTGCTGTCCAGGATTTTTTACAATGATGCAAAGCTGATTGTACTTGATGAACCCAGCAGTGCCTTAGATCCTGTGGCAGAATTGGAGCTTTTCCAGAATATTAAAGAACTGGCTGTTGATAAAACCATTATTCTCATTTCGCACCGCTTGTACAACCTCAAAGTGGCAGATTACATTTATGTCATGAAAAATGGTGTTGTTGCGGAAGAAGGTGCTTTTGCCGCGCTGATTGAAAACGGCCCGGTGTTTAAAGAGATGTACGATGCACAGAAGTTGTAA
- a CDS encoding sulfotransferase domain-containing protein translates to MLNKSAKLIWLSSYPKSGNTWLRLFLSALFSEANDLNINDTPLNQNISSRSIIDSALGMSSANLPESDYLKFRSRLYFNWARDQPSLDKIICKVHDACILKEEILFPPSITRGTIYILRNPFDIVASMANHFKVSIDKSVHMLCSNTHGLAQRQTRLGVQLSQHLGTWGNHVDSWVNVHAENILIIKYEDLIKDSLTEFGKIIQYAELGYDQKAIEKAIVQTSFKNLQEKEKKEKFKMTPKVDTFFRQGKSGQWRNEITQAQAQQIIDVNYDTLLKFNYIDSNGNILV, encoded by the coding sequence ATGCTGAATAAAAGTGCAAAACTTATCTGGTTAAGTTCATATCCAAAATCTGGAAATACCTGGTTAAGGCTATTTTTGTCTGCATTATTTTCTGAAGCCAATGATTTGAACATCAATGACACACCTTTAAACCAGAATATTTCGTCCAGATCTATCATAGATAGTGCACTTGGAATGAGCTCCGCTAATCTTCCGGAAAGCGATTATTTGAAATTTAGAAGCAGGCTTTATTTTAATTGGGCTCGCGACCAACCATCACTGGACAAAATAATTTGTAAAGTTCACGATGCATGTATCCTAAAAGAAGAGATCCTGTTTCCACCATCCATTACCAGAGGAACAATCTACATTTTACGGAATCCTTTTGACATAGTGGCTTCTATGGCAAATCATTTCAAGGTATCAATAGATAAATCCGTACACATGTTATGCAGTAATACACATGGATTAGCTCAAAGGCAAACCCGTCTAGGTGTCCAACTATCCCAACATTTAGGAACCTGGGGAAATCATGTGGATAGTTGGGTAAATGTACATGCTGAAAATATATTAATAATTAAATATGAGGACCTTATTAAGGATTCTTTGACAGAATTCGGCAAAATTATTCAATATGCTGAGCTAGGATATGATCAAAAAGCTATAGAGAAAGCGATAGTACAAACCTCTTTCAAAAATCTACAGGAAAAAGAAAAAAAAGAAAAATTTAAAATGACACCTAAGGTAGATACTTTCTTTAGACAAGGAAAATCAGGCCAATGGAGAAATGAAATTACCCAAGCACAGGCACAGCAGATTATTGATGTGAATTACGATACGCTGCTAAAATTTAACTATATTGACAGCAACGGCAATATATTGGTTTGA
- a CDS encoding PqqD family protein, whose product MYYINKEKVLLSQIADEGVLFDLEKNEYKHLNETLFKILEGIQLGQDASAICDGLVEQYAIAKEECLKKVEQAIADLLKQQYILKV is encoded by the coding sequence ATGTACTATATTAATAAAGAAAAGGTTTTGCTCTCTCAAATTGCCGATGAAGGGGTACTGTTTGACCTGGAAAAGAATGAATACAAACATTTAAATGAAACCTTATTTAAGATATTAGAAGGGATCCAGCTTGGACAGGATGCCTCAGCCATTTGCGATGGACTGGTTGAACAGTATGCTATTGCTAAAGAAGAATGTCTGAAAAAAGTTGAGCAGGCGATAGCTGATCTTCTAAAGCAGCAATATATTTTAAAAGTCTAA